A single window of Rubripirellula lacrimiformis DNA harbors:
- a CDS encoding Gfo/Idh/MocA family protein — protein MKPLNIGLIGYGFMGRTHSNGYKRANDFFPELQQRPVLKAVCGRNAEKVQAFADQWQYESIETDWKALIARKDIDVIDICTPNNSHAEIAIAAAEAGKMILCEKPLALNPEQGERMCEAVEKAGVPNMVWYNYRRVPAITMAKQLIDEGRLGKIYHYRSNFLQDWTISEDLPQGGAALWRLDAAAAGSGVTGDLLAHCIDAALWLNGSIKDVTAMTETFVKERMHSETGKVEPVSIDDACSFMCHFQNGSLGLFESTRYARGHKALFTLEINGHDASLRWDLHDLHRLEIFDNNDEGRLRGWRSVHVSDHSGDQPYMDKWWVPGLQIGYEHTFVHQVADFIAALDKGETAHPNFRDALETQQVCDAVLSSAKEGLWKNV, from the coding sequence ATGAAACCTCTGAATATCGGATTGATTGGCTACGGCTTCATGGGCCGTACGCACAGCAACGGCTACAAACGCGCCAACGACTTTTTCCCTGAACTTCAGCAACGCCCGGTGCTGAAAGCCGTCTGCGGACGCAACGCCGAAAAGGTCCAAGCCTTTGCCGACCAATGGCAGTACGAGTCGATCGAAACCGACTGGAAGGCGTTGATCGCACGCAAAGACATCGACGTGATCGACATCTGCACGCCCAACAATTCGCACGCCGAGATCGCGATCGCGGCAGCCGAAGCGGGCAAGATGATCCTGTGCGAAAAGCCGCTGGCGCTGAACCCTGAACAGGGCGAGCGGATGTGCGAGGCGGTCGAGAAGGCCGGCGTTCCCAACATGGTCTGGTACAACTATCGCCGCGTACCCGCCATCACGATGGCGAAGCAATTGATCGACGAAGGACGGCTGGGCAAGATCTACCACTACCGATCCAATTTCTTGCAAGACTGGACGATCAGCGAAGACCTGCCTCAGGGTGGCGCGGCGCTATGGCGTCTGGATGCTGCGGCGGCCGGATCCGGAGTCACGGGCGATTTGCTGGCCCACTGTATCGATGCAGCTCTGTGGTTGAACGGGTCGATCAAAGACGTGACCGCCATGACCGAAACGTTCGTCAAAGAACGGATGCACAGCGAAACCGGCAAGGTTGAACCCGTCAGCATTGACGATGCCTGTTCGTTCATGTGTCACTTCCAAAACGGTTCGCTGGGACTGTTCGAATCGACGCGTTATGCCCGTGGCCACAAAGCGCTCTTCACGTTGGAAATCAATGGGCACGACGCTTCGCTGCGTTGGGACCTGCACGACCTACACCGTTTGGAAATCTTCGACAACAACGACGAAGGCAGGCTTCGTGGTTGGCGTTCGGTCCATGTTTCGGACCACTCGGGCGATCAACCCTACATGGACAAATGGTGGGTCCCCGGTTTGCAAATCGGATACGAGCACACCTTCGTGCACCAAGTCGCCGATTTCATCGCTGCGTTGGACAAGGGCGAAACGGCGCATCCAAACTTCCGCGACGCGTTGGAGACTCAACAGGTCTGCGATGCAGTGCTATCGAGTGCCAAAGAAGGCCTCTGGAAGAACGTCTAG
- a CDS encoding sugar phosphate isomerase/epimerase family protein, which produces MKSCITISLVEEARGGPFVLWDGLEKSIDFAAELGYDAVEIFAPGVEVIDADALGKMLDKAGLKLAALGTGAGWVKHKLQLADPDAGRREEARKFVRTIIDCAGQFGAAAIIGSMQGPSGHTGDADTARGYLCEALEDGGSHAAQYNVPLIYEPLNRYETRQCCTVADGVSMLESLSTDNVRLLCDLFHMNIEETSIADALIAGGKWVGHIHFVDSNRRPVGLGHMQYGPIITALRQIGYDGYLCAEAFPYPDPHEAARQTMRAFKYWTQS; this is translated from the coding sequence ATGAAATCCTGCATCACCATCAGTCTTGTCGAAGAAGCTCGCGGTGGCCCGTTTGTCCTTTGGGACGGTCTTGAAAAGTCCATCGACTTTGCGGCCGAACTGGGTTACGACGCCGTCGAAATCTTCGCGCCCGGTGTCGAAGTCATCGACGCGGACGCCTTGGGAAAGATGCTGGACAAGGCTGGCTTGAAATTGGCGGCCTTGGGAACCGGTGCCGGTTGGGTCAAACACAAATTGCAATTGGCCGACCCCGATGCTGGTCGTCGTGAAGAAGCTCGTAAGTTTGTGCGAACGATCATCGACTGTGCCGGTCAATTTGGTGCCGCAGCGATCATCGGGTCCATGCAAGGCCCCAGCGGTCATACCGGCGACGCAGATACCGCACGAGGCTATTTGTGCGAAGCGTTGGAAGACGGCGGATCGCATGCAGCCCAGTACAACGTACCGCTGATCTACGAACCGCTGAACCGATACGAAACGCGTCAGTGTTGTACCGTCGCTGATGGTGTATCGATGTTGGAATCGCTTTCGACCGACAATGTTCGATTGCTGTGCGACCTGTTCCACATGAATATCGAAGAAACCAGCATCGCCGACGCATTGATCGCCGGTGGAAAATGGGTCGGTCACATCCACTTTGTCGACAGCAACCGCCGTCCGGTTGGACTGGGGCACATGCAATACGGGCCAATCATCACAGCCTTACGCCAGATCGGATACGACGGATATCTGTGCGCCGAAGCGTTCCCCTACCCCGACCCGCACGAAGCAGCCCGCCAGACCATGCGTGCGTTCAAGTATTGGACACAAAGCTAG
- a CDS encoding aldo/keto reductase → MEKRPLAGTDLELPVLGFGASSIGAEFRQIDLGDALKAVHVALDRGMNYIDTAAYYGRGMSELMLGRVLPEIPRDSYVLSTKLGRFAPAHFDFSARRVAESIDMSLERMRIDHIDMVFCHDIEFVDLNQIVDETLPALREQVAKGKVRYIGVSGYPMKIFTEMIERTDIDVVLTYNHYTLQNDMALSLVEPCKAKNVGLINAAPFSARLLTSAPLPEWHKATPEVREVAAQAAAHCKAAGTDIAKLALQYSCANPSFASCVTGSANPDRVSQWCDWLAEPMDEKLVAEVKEILKPIHNWVYVEGRPENNDA, encoded by the coding sequence ATGGAAAAACGTCCACTTGCCGGCACAGATCTAGAATTGCCCGTCTTGGGATTCGGAGCCTCGTCGATCGGTGCCGAGTTTCGACAGATCGATCTCGGCGACGCCTTGAAGGCCGTTCATGTAGCGTTGGATCGCGGCATGAACTACATCGACACCGCGGCCTATTACGGTCGGGGGATGAGCGAGTTGATGTTGGGGCGGGTGCTGCCCGAGATCCCGCGAGATTCCTACGTGCTGAGCACCAAGCTGGGCCGATTCGCCCCAGCCCACTTTGACTTTTCGGCGCGCCGCGTGGCCGAAAGCATCGACATGTCCTTGGAACGGATGCGGATCGATCACATCGACATGGTGTTCTGTCACGACATCGAATTTGTCGACCTGAACCAAATTGTCGATGAAACGCTGCCGGCACTGCGTGAACAGGTTGCCAAGGGAAAGGTCCGTTACATCGGCGTCAGCGGCTATCCGATGAAGATCTTCACCGAGATGATCGAGCGCACCGACATCGACGTCGTGCTGACCTACAACCATTACACGCTTCAGAACGACATGGCGTTGTCGTTGGTCGAACCCTGCAAAGCCAAGAACGTAGGCCTGATCAATGCCGCCCCATTCTCGGCTCGTCTGTTGACCAGCGCACCGCTTCCAGAGTGGCACAAAGCAACGCCGGAAGTCCGCGAAGTTGCCGCCCAAGCAGCCGCCCACTGCAAAGCCGCGGGAACCGACATCGCCAAACTGGCACTGCAGTATTCCTGCGCCAATCCGTCCTTTGCCAGCTGCGTGACAGGATCGGCGAACCCTGATCGAGTGTCGCAGTGGTGCGATTGGTTAGCCGAACCGATGGACGAGAAGTTGGTGGCCGAAGTCAAGGAAATCTTGAAGCCGATTCACAACTGGGTCTACGTCGAAGGCCGCCCCGAAAACAATGACGCGTAA
- a CDS encoding sensor histidine kinase, which translates to MIRLIQGLFSSMSLERKCLLFFGSALMVLMFGAFLVVEMLGQKLVKNTTRTRARDFYANEVLRLHNDAIWSADLASDLVRSKREVLTGLRGILFDEEYEKLESNIDFEIMALKDPVQYVNLPAIALPHSEEEIARLDDLEAKFRNRLAQRIAVDRPDVSTPLDLAEDKPMNQIGSSLISMTEPVFDEVGPVDGRFVYYTPIFFTHDCMSCHSLPGTFSLDNDEDPVKLAQQYPFRVMKVTMPYELTNQLTTMIRAIVVSLCMLIIAVTLFVLHAIVRHLVLYPMYHLRDVSDAITHGDTNQRAVIETEDEFRELADAFNRMLRHLTETQDQIQEVNKELDARVDQLAQLNLQLYEANRLKSDFLANMSHELRTPLNSIIGFSEVLQGIDSLNDKQRRYASNIQKSGRLLLEMINDILDLAKVEAGKMEVKRSDFDLARLVSAQCDMIHSLSEDKNISLSVQVPGGLPQAHQDPNKLGQIINNLLSNAIKFTPEGGMITVSVTNLDRGRFRLEVTDTGVGIAEEDQPIIFEKFRQSRKVLDGEGLTREYSGTGLGLSIVKELAKLLGGEVDFQSELGRGSSFWVTLPWQLSDLRTIEISTPAETVSA; encoded by the coding sequence ATGATTCGCCTGATCCAAGGCCTGTTTTCGTCGATGAGCTTAGAACGGAAGTGCCTTCTGTTCTTCGGTTCAGCGCTGATGGTTTTGATGTTTGGGGCGTTCTTGGTCGTAGAGATGTTGGGCCAGAAATTGGTCAAGAACACCACCCGAACGCGCGCGCGAGATTTTTACGCCAACGAGGTCCTGCGGCTTCACAACGACGCGATCTGGTCGGCCGACCTGGCCAGCGATCTGGTCCGTTCCAAACGAGAAGTGCTGACGGGACTGCGCGGGATCCTGTTCGACGAAGAGTACGAGAAGCTGGAATCGAACATCGATTTCGAAATCATGGCGCTCAAGGACCCGGTCCAGTACGTGAATCTACCGGCGATCGCCTTGCCGCACAGCGAAGAAGAAATTGCACGCTTGGATGATCTGGAAGCCAAATTTCGCAACCGGCTGGCCCAGCGCATCGCCGTCGATCGACCCGATGTGTCGACGCCTTTGGATCTTGCCGAAGACAAGCCGATGAACCAAATCGGGTCCAGCCTGATCTCGATGACCGAGCCGGTCTTTGACGAAGTCGGTCCGGTCGACGGTCGGTTCGTCTACTACACACCGATCTTCTTCACGCATGATTGCATGTCGTGCCATTCGTTGCCGGGAACGTTTTCGTTGGACAACGACGAAGATCCGGTCAAATTGGCCCAACAGTATCCGTTCCGCGTGATGAAGGTCACGATGCCTTATGAACTGACAAACCAGTTGACGACGATGATCCGCGCGATCGTCGTTTCATTGTGCATGTTGATCATCGCCGTGACTTTATTTGTGTTGCACGCGATCGTACGTCACTTGGTGCTGTACCCGATGTATCACCTTCGCGACGTCAGTGATGCGATTACCCACGGGGATACCAACCAGCGTGCGGTGATCGAAACCGAAGACGAATTCCGCGAACTGGCAGACGCGTTCAACCGGATGCTTCGTCACTTGACCGAGACTCAAGATCAAATCCAAGAGGTCAACAAAGAACTGGATGCTCGAGTCGATCAGTTGGCTCAGTTGAACCTGCAGCTGTACGAGGCCAACCGCTTGAAGAGCGACTTCTTGGCCAACATGAGTCATGAACTTCGCACGCCACTGAACAGCATCATTGGGTTTTCCGAAGTGCTGCAGGGCATCGATTCGTTGAACGACAAACAGCGACGGTATGCGTCGAATATCCAAAAGAGCGGTCGACTGCTGTTGGAAATGATCAACGACATCCTGGACCTGGCCAAGGTCGAGGCAGGCAAGATGGAAGTCAAACGCAGCGACTTCGATCTGGCCCGCTTGGTGTCGGCCCAATGCGACATGATCCATTCGCTAAGCGAAGACAAAAACATATCGCTGTCGGTGCAGGTGCCCGGGGGATTGCCGCAGGCACACCAAGATCCCAACAAATTGGGGCAGATCATCAACAACCTGTTGTCCAACGCGATCAAGTTCACGCCCGAAGGCGGCATGATCACGGTGTCGGTCACCAACCTGGATCGCGGCCGATTCCGTTTGGAAGTCACGGACACCGGCGTGGGCATCGCCGAAGAAGACCAGCCGATCATCTTCGAAAAGTTCCGCCAGAGCCGAAAGGTGCTCGACGGCGAAGGGCTCACACGCGAGTATTCCGGCACCGGCTTGGGGCTTTCGATCGTCAAAGAACTTGCCAAACTGCTTGGCGGCGAAGTCGACTTTCAAAGCGAACTTGGCCGCGGCAGTTCGTTCTGGGTCACGTTGCCATGGCAACTAAGTGACCTGCGAACGATCGAGATTTCGACGCCAGCGGAAACCGTATCGGCTTGA
- a CDS encoding sigma-70 family RNA polymerase sigma factor has protein sequence MHEDYRDAKIKELRDQLTRFAPKAKKLEQASLTEKLYGEIEADRSYAFDYLCFRITNYRPEKASRHSVAEADLKHDLRLLIEDLSDSADVEVGEVAEPVHTVDELSKMFRVSTKTISRWRDAGLVSRRLLFGGRKRVGFLHSSVERFVASNRDKIRRGERFSQLSEDEKSEMIERARQMVEGGASLSEVTRQLASQMGRSPETIRYTLKNFDADHQSLAIFPNHRGVLTEDDKRAIFKLYTHGASVPHLCKRFNRARTSIQRILLDMRLDQIAELPLDYIFNEDFDDASREAEYLGPLPEPATAPRKVRVPTGLPSYLAALYDVALLTREQEYHLFRQMNYYKHKASRLRDSLDSADSNKTAIMDEINDLYEAAVLVKNKIVQSNLRLVVSIAKRHVASTDDFFGLVSDGNMSLIRAVEKFDYSRGNKFSTYASWAIMKNFARTIPSEFKHRDRFRTTTEELFVSRQDERVDPYAEETVQKTRQRELSKILNRLDEREQKIITARFGLGRGSEPLTLKEVGAEMGVTKERIRQLEARALTKLREAADEAKIDIELGA, from the coding sequence ATGCACGAAGACTATCGCGACGCAAAGATCAAGGAACTTCGAGACCAACTGACTCGCTTTGCCCCGAAGGCAAAGAAGTTGGAACAGGCCTCGCTTACTGAAAAACTATACGGCGAGATCGAAGCCGATCGTTCATACGCATTTGATTATCTCTGTTTCCGGATCACCAATTATCGCCCCGAAAAGGCGAGCCGCCACAGCGTTGCCGAAGCCGACCTGAAGCACGATCTTCGCTTGTTGATCGAAGACCTCAGTGATTCCGCCGACGTCGAAGTGGGCGAGGTCGCTGAACCAGTTCATACCGTGGATGAACTGAGCAAGATGTTTCGTGTTTCCACCAAGACGATCAGCCGTTGGCGTGACGCTGGTTTGGTCAGCCGTCGATTGTTGTTCGGTGGACGCAAGCGAGTCGGTTTTCTGCACAGCAGTGTGGAACGATTTGTCGCCAGCAACCGGGACAAGATTCGTCGTGGCGAGCGTTTCAGCCAGCTGTCCGAGGACGAAAAAAGCGAGATGATCGAGCGTGCTCGACAGATGGTCGAAGGCGGCGCAAGTTTGTCCGAAGTGACCCGACAGTTGGCCTCCCAAATGGGCCGCAGCCCCGAAACGATCCGTTACACCCTGAAGAACTTTGACGCCGATCACCAGTCGTTGGCGATTTTCCCGAATCACCGCGGCGTACTAACCGAAGACGACAAGCGAGCGATTTTCAAGCTGTATACCCATGGTGCTTCGGTGCCACACTTGTGCAAACGTTTCAACCGTGCCCGCACCAGCATCCAACGAATTTTGCTGGACATGCGGTTGGATCAGATCGCCGAACTGCCACTCGATTACATCTTCAACGAAGACTTTGACGATGCATCGCGTGAAGCCGAATACCTTGGTCCGCTGCCCGAGCCAGCGACGGCACCGCGGAAGGTTCGCGTTCCTACTGGTTTGCCCAGTTATCTGGCAGCCTTGTACGACGTCGCACTGCTGACACGCGAACAGGAATACCACTTGTTCCGCCAGATGAACTATTACAAGCACAAAGCCAGTCGGTTGCGTGATAGCCTGGATTCGGCTGACAGCAACAAGACGGCGATCATGGACGAGATCAACGATCTGTACGAAGCCGCAGTGTTGGTGAAGAACAAGATTGTGCAAAGCAACTTGCGTTTGGTGGTTTCGATTGCCAAGCGGCACGTGGCCAGCACGGATGATTTCTTTGGGTTGGTGTCGGACGGCAACATGTCGTTGATCCGAGCCGTCGAGAAATTTGATTACTCGCGGGGCAACAAGTTCAGCACCTATGCGTCATGGGCGATCATGAAAAACTTCGCTCGCACCATTCCAAGCGAATTCAAGCATCGCGATCGATTCCGCACGACGACCGAAGAATTGTTCGTGTCGCGTCAGGACGAACGGGTGGATCCCTATGCCGAAGAAACCGTTCAGAAGACGCGGCAACGCGAACTGTCGAAGATCCTGAACCGACTCGACGAACGCGAACAGAAGATCATCACCGCTCGCTTCGGACTGGGCCGCGGCAGCGAACCGTTGACGCTAAAAGAAGTCGGCGCAGAAATGGGCGTTACCAAGGAACGCATCCGCCAATTGGAAGCCCGTGCGTTGACGAAGCTGCGTGAAGCAGCCGACGAAGCGAAAATCGATATCGAATTGGGCGCCTAG
- a CDS encoding aldose 1-epimerase family protein, translating into MPTQTVSARSHRDPAQSIHWFPDSPLSMKIETRLGNIETRYGRFVGGPADQVEVIEIDTGKVRAMILPTRGMSIWRLNAGDVAFGWNSPVAGPVHPDQVPIFDPSGIGWLEGFDELVVRCGLESNGAPQHDAQGTLVYPLHGRIANLPATSLSIEFDEASGRIEVIGEMLESRLFIKRLRLRSRIRFHAGSADIELLDDVTNDLSTPTKMQLLYHINVGSPVLGDGATLEAPIETLAPKDSLSASEMDQWNQFGPPQQGYSERVYFAKLRSNESRMTSAMLRAADGESGLGVTFNTKGLSRFILWKNTAAQSDGYVTGMEPATNFPNTREFEESHGRVVEIAGGETESFRVTLHPLVDAESVREMSAKIDTLRGHDPPEINDMPKPGWSPGA; encoded by the coding sequence ATGCCCACGCAAACCGTTTCAGCCCGCAGCCACCGCGATCCCGCCCAATCGATTCATTGGTTTCCCGATTCGCCGCTATCGATGAAAATCGAAACTCGGTTGGGAAATATCGAAACCCGCTACGGGCGATTCGTAGGCGGGCCGGCGGATCAGGTCGAAGTCATCGAAATCGACACCGGCAAGGTCCGTGCCATGATTCTACCGACTCGGGGCATGTCCATTTGGCGTCTAAACGCCGGGGACGTCGCGTTCGGATGGAATTCGCCCGTCGCTGGGCCTGTGCACCCCGACCAGGTGCCGATCTTTGACCCCAGCGGCATCGGGTGGCTGGAGGGATTTGACGAATTGGTCGTTCGCTGTGGCCTGGAAAGCAATGGGGCCCCCCAACACGATGCACAGGGGACTTTGGTGTACCCGCTGCACGGCCGGATCGCCAATTTGCCCGCCACATCCTTGTCGATCGAATTCGACGAGGCATCCGGGCGGATCGAAGTGATTGGCGAAATGTTGGAATCGCGTTTGTTCATCAAGCGGCTGCGGCTGCGAAGTCGGATTCGGTTTCATGCCGGCAGTGCGGATATCGAACTGCTCGACGACGTGACAAACGACCTGTCGACGCCGACCAAGATGCAGTTGCTGTACCACATCAACGTCGGTTCGCCGGTCCTTGGTGACGGAGCCACACTGGAGGCCCCGATCGAAACGCTTGCACCAAAGGACTCTCTATCGGCAAGCGAAATGGATCAGTGGAATCAATTTGGCCCACCTCAGCAGGGTTACAGCGAAAGAGTGTATTTTGCCAAGCTGCGCAGCAATGAAAGCCGCATGACCTCGGCAATGCTCCGTGCCGCGGACGGGGAATCCGGACTGGGCGTGACCTTCAACACCAAAGGGTTGTCGCGATTCATCTTGTGGAAAAATACCGCTGCCCAAAGCGATGGGTACGTCACCGGGATGGAACCGGCCACCAACTTTCCCAACACACGCGAGTTCGAAGAATCGCATGGTCGCGTCGTTGAAATCGCCGGCGGTGAAACCGAATCGTTCCGCGTCACGCTGCACCCGTTGGTCGATGCGGAATCGGTCCGCGAGATGTCTGCCAAAATCGACACGCTACGCGGGCACGATCCACCCGAAATCAACGACATGCCAAAACCAGGTTGGTCGCCGGGCGCGTGA
- a CDS encoding sugar phosphate isomerase/epimerase family protein, whose product MTNHPNQFPKLHNAAWPGVVGKGGEGDDPCIPLDDMLDMTAAAEVDGRKFDGVDIFLFDPHVSIDATDKELESLADRVRSRGLVIGSVVAPVWEPTGGGPAAGDSDQVEAFLTQVRKGCTIAKKLRELGVRPYGVVRLDTATSVEEWVKDPDANQSKIADTLKAACDIAEEYDERLAAEGEICWGGMQSWRKMVDLLERVGHPERFGFQADMAHTLLYLLGYNAPEDAILPQDFDWNDKEKKAAALKELTHALRPWTIDFHVAQNDATVHGTGSHDKTGRHCLPNDPNGKLDIATDAGHWLRDEHGDVLKTCRHICWDGCMFPNEVMTKPDTWNSILAAMLSVQDAHGWNE is encoded by the coding sequence ATGACCAACCATCCCAACCAATTCCCGAAACTTCACAACGCGGCTTGGCCAGGCGTCGTCGGTAAAGGCGGCGAGGGCGACGATCCCTGCATCCCGTTGGACGACATGCTGGATATGACGGCGGCTGCAGAAGTCGATGGACGCAAGTTCGATGGCGTCGACATCTTCCTGTTCGATCCGCACGTGTCGATCGACGCGACCGACAAAGAACTGGAATCATTGGCCGACCGGGTTCGCAGTCGCGGACTGGTCATCGGCAGCGTGGTGGCCCCGGTTTGGGAACCAACCGGCGGCGGACCAGCGGCAGGCGATTCCGATCAGGTCGAAGCGTTCCTGACACAGGTGCGTAAGGGCTGCACGATCGCCAAAAAACTGCGTGAACTGGGCGTCCGCCCCTACGGCGTGGTGCGGCTGGACACGGCCACTTCGGTCGAAGAATGGGTCAAAGATCCCGATGCCAATCAATCCAAGATTGCCGACACGTTGAAGGCCGCCTGCGACATCGCCGAAGAGTACGACGAACGCTTGGCCGCCGAAGGCGAAATCTGCTGGGGCGGGATGCAAAGTTGGCGCAAGATGGTCGACCTGTTGGAACGAGTCGGTCATCCGGAACGATTCGGGTTCCAGGCCGACATGGCGCACACGTTGTTGTACCTGCTTGGCTACAACGCTCCCGAAGACGCCATCCTGCCACAGGACTTCGATTGGAACGACAAGGAAAAGAAAGCCGCCGCGCTGAAGGAACTGACCCACGCGCTGCGTCCTTGGACGATCGATTTCCACGTCGCCCAAAACGACGCAACCGTTCACGGTACCGGGTCGCACGACAAGACCGGACGACACTGTTTGCCCAACGATCCCAACGGCAAGCTGGACATCGCTACCGATGCCGGTCATTGGCTGCGTGACGAACATGGCGATGTGTTGAAGACCTGTCGTCACATTTGTTGGGACGGCTGCATGTTCCCCAACGAAGTGATGACGAAACCCGACACATGGAACAGCATCCTGGCAGCCATGTTGTCGGTCCAGGACGCCCACGGCTGGAACGAGTAG
- a CDS encoding cupin domain-containing protein → MSNVKLDEGLIQGDSVSALLDAAMNDGDGLLRLTPTWVPRSFLHPGRRIKLHPGDYYRFGADRGGIDERWFGSTTEAANEGRVWHEGLSFCLHDGKKFLLRDAVAERGADLVGKSIYDKYERWPVYSKFFDNMGPIPHHMHQSFEDAALVGQEGKPESYYFPPQLNNVDNNFAYTFMGLEPGTQPEDVRRCLENWNAGDNGILDLSRAYRLKRGTGWLIPPGVLHAPGSLCTYEPQWGSDVFGMYQSIVEGRYVPWSLLVKDMPEDKHQDLDFIVGQLDWDKNVDTHFKNSNYLEPVRDEERSGDGYEDLWIVYGTVEGRQLFSAKELTIQPGAKCTLKDGGASSWITVQGRGRIGKLDLQTPAMIHFGENTTDEVFISHTAATAGVEIENLGSEPLVGLRYFGPDSHAKLPKAGN, encoded by the coding sequence ATGAGCAACGTCAAACTTGATGAAGGCCTGATCCAGGGCGATAGCGTTTCCGCCCTCTTGGACGCAGCCATGAATGATGGTGACGGTCTGCTGCGGCTGACCCCCACTTGGGTGCCCCGGTCGTTCCTGCACCCCGGCCGACGAATCAAGTTGCACCCTGGTGACTATTACCGATTTGGCGCCGACCGGGGCGGGATCGACGAACGCTGGTTCGGCAGCACGACCGAAGCGGCCAACGAAGGCCGTGTTTGGCACGAAGGGCTGAGTTTCTGTTTGCACGACGGAAAGAAATTCTTGCTGCGTGATGCCGTGGCCGAACGTGGTGCCGACCTGGTTGGCAAAAGCATCTACGACAAATACGAACGTTGGCCGGTGTATTCGAAGTTCTTCGACAACATGGGCCCGATTCCCCACCACATGCACCAAAGTTTCGAAGACGCCGCTTTGGTTGGCCAAGAGGGCAAGCCGGAAAGTTATTACTTCCCACCACAACTGAACAACGTCGACAATAACTTTGCCTACACGTTCATGGGCTTGGAACCCGGCACCCAACCGGAAGACGTACGCCGTTGCCTAGAAAACTGGAACGCAGGCGACAACGGCATCCTGGACCTCAGCCGCGCCTACCGACTGAAACGGGGCACCGGATGGTTGATCCCACCCGGCGTTCTGCACGCCCCCGGATCGCTGTGCACGTATGAACCCCAATGGGGCAGCGACGTGTTCGGTATGTATCAATCGATCGTCGAAGGTCGCTACGTGCCTTGGTCGCTATTGGTCAAGGATATGCCCGAGGACAAGCACCAAGACCTGGACTTTATCGTTGGGCAATTGGACTGGGACAAGAACGTCGACACGCACTTCAAAAACAGCAACTACCTCGAACCGGTGCGTGATGAAGAACGCAGTGGCGACGGGTACGAGGATCTTTGGATCGTGTACGGCACGGTCGAAGGACGCCAACTGTTTAGCGCCAAAGAACTGACCATCCAGCCCGGGGCAAAGTGCACCTTGAAGGATGGCGGAGCCAGCAGTTGGATCACCGTCCAGGGTCGCGGCCGGATCGGCAAACTGGATCTTCAAACGCCCGCGATGATTCACTTTGGCGAAAACACGACCGACGAAGTATTCATCTCGCACACCGCGGCTACCGCGGGCGTCGAGATTGAAAACTTGGGTTCAGAGCCACTGGTCGGATTGCGTTACTTTGGCCCCGATTCACACGCCAAACTTCCCAAAGCAGGAAACTGA
- a CDS encoding DUF3299 domain-containing protein gives MPVICLPTIGRLAVRCFEVPRVAIVAIAVLGCSSLAVAQQDETGGGNGVKVIDQSSSAASKAKGEINFDDLKFDIEKDAAFAPRMLSPDVKSLDGKKVKLRGYILPATLFKEKGINQFVLVRDNQECCFGPGAALFDCVMVQMMPGRTTDFVTRPVTVEGKFKIDTETYKYPTGVGPKGATHLAIFQIDGMSVK, from the coding sequence ATGCCTGTGATCTGCCTGCCAACGATTGGCCGTCTAGCGGTCCGCTGTTTCGAAGTCCCCCGCGTCGCGATAGTCGCGATCGCCGTGCTGGGATGTTCGTCGCTAGCCGTGGCTCAGCAGGACGAAACCGGCGGCGGGAACGGCGTCAAAGTCATCGATCAGTCCAGCAGTGCCGCGTCGAAGGCCAAGGGCGAGATCAATTTTGATGATTTGAAGTTCGACATCGAAAAGGACGCGGCCTTTGCCCCCCGGATGCTTAGCCCGGACGTGAAGAGCCTGGACGGCAAGAAAGTGAAGCTGCGTGGCTACATCTTGCCCGCGACGCTGTTCAAAGAAAAAGGCATCAACCAATTTGTGCTGGTGCGAGACAACCAAGAATGTTGTTTTGGCCCGGGTGCGGCCCTGTTCGACTGCGTGATGGTTCAGATGATGCCGGGCCGGACCACGGACTTCGTCACCCGCCCGGTCACCGTCGAAGGCAAGTTCAAGATCGACACGGAAACCTACAAGTACCCGACCGGTGTGGGTCCCAAAGGGGCAACCCACTTGGCGATTTTCCAGATCGACGGCATGTCGGTCAAATAA